A stretch of DNA from Candidatus Pseudomonas phytovorans:
CGTGGCAACTTCGACGCCGGCAATTTCGACGTGGCGGTGTACTACAACAAGTACCGCGACTTCATCGACGAAGACGCCGTGCAAAGCGCCAACCTGGAGCAGACCTTCCAGGCCAACAACATCAAGCACGCCACCATCAAGGGTGCCGAGGTCAAAGGCCGCCTGAACCTGGACCACTTTGGTGCTCCGCAAGGTCTGTACACCCAGGGTTCGATTGCCTACACCTACGGTCGCAACGATGACACCGGCCAGCCGCTGAACAGCGTCAACCCGCTGAAGGGCGTGTTCGGCCTGGGTTACGAGCAGCAGAACTACGGTGGGCTGGTGAGCTGGACCTTGGTCAAGCGCAAGACCCGTGTCGACGACAGCAACTTCTACTCGCCCGATGGCTCGACTTCCAAGTTCCGCACCCCGGGTTATGGCGTGCTGGACCTGACCGGTTTCTACAAAGTCACCGACGACGTCACCATCAACGCCGGGCTGTACAACCTCACCGACAAGAAGTACTGGCAGTGGGATTCGGTACGCAGCTACGACGGCCAGGGTGAAGCCGGTGTGACTCAGCCCGCCAACATCGACCGCCTGAGCATGCCGGGGCGCAACTTCGGTATCAATGTGGTGTGGGATATCTGATCCATGTAGTAGGACTTGAGGGTTGTAGTGCCTGTGAGATCGAGCGCCGCCCGCGCGGCGCTTCGCGGGGCAAGCCCGCTCCCACATTTGTTGCAACGTGCCACACCTGTCAGACCATGGTTGCCAGCCTTGTTGGCTTGACTTGATTTCTCGGCGGGCGCTGCTGCCACCCCACCCGTCTCAAGACATGCGCCAAGGCTGACAACGCCTCTCCCACAGGCATGGCCACGTTGCAACAAATGTGGGAGCGGGCTTGCCCCGCGAAGCGCCGCGCGGGCGGCGCTCGATCTCGCAAGCGCTACAACTCTCAAGAAAAACCCAGTTTTTTTACTGTCCCGCCCCCGCTGTTTCGTCTTGTATCTAGACGCCCCTCTTTCCAAGGACTGCCCCCATGACCGACCGCCCAGCCCTGCGCTCCCAGCGCCTGAACCAGATCACCCACGCCCCGCACGCCGAGCTGGATGCACTGGTCAAATCGCACAAGCCGTTCGACAGCCGCGAAAGCTTCGCCCGCTTCGTCGTAGCCCAGTACCTGTTCCAGTCCGAACTGCAAGCGCTGTACAACGACCCGCAGCTGATTGCCATCGTCCCCGACCTGGCCGAGCGCTGCCGTGCCGATCAGGCACGCCTGGACCTCGCTGACCTCGACACCGAAGTACCCGCTGCCGTGCCAGGTGCCGTGGGCAAACCAAGCCTGGGCGAGGCAATGGGCTGGATCTTCGTCTCTGAAGGCTCCAAACTGGGCGCTGCGTTTCTGATCAAGCGTGCCGTGGCCCTGGAACTGTCCGACAGCTTCGGTGCCCGCCACCTTGGCGAGCCGGCCGGTGGCCGTGCCGAGGGCTGGAAGCAGTTCACTCGCATCCTCGATGGCCTTGAGCTGTCGGCTGAAGAGGAAGCCGCTGCCGAGCGTGGTGCAGTTGCCGCCTTCGAGCGTTTCACCGAACTGCTCAAACATGCCTATGCTGCGGATGCCGCGCTGGTCTGATACGCCGTACCCGGTCACCCTACCGGTGGCCGAAACGCTTTTTGCAGTGAGACCATGACCCGACCTGCCCGCTCGAAGATTGCCCGCCTGTTGTATGGAATCCTGGCTTACGTAAGCCTGGGGGTGGGCTTGGTCGCGATCGTCATTCCCGGCTTGCCGACCACCGAATTCATCCTGCTGGCCGCCTGGGCTGCAACCCGCAGCTCGCCGCGCCTGTCTGCCTGGCTGGAAAACCACCGGTTGTTCGGGCCAATCCTTTACAACTGGCGCAATGGCAAGGTGATCCAGCGCCGGGCCAAGGTAAGCGCGACCATCAGCATGTTGCTGTGCGCGGGCCTGATGCTGACGTTTCTGGAACACCACTGGCCGGTGTTCCTGGCCATCGCCGGCATGACCCTGGGCAACCTGTGGATCTGGTCACGCCCGGAGCATGCCTGCCCTGCCCCGTCACAAGCTCAACAACCCTGAGTACAGGCCGTAGGCTGCCAGCCCCGCGCCCGCCAGCACCGCAGCGAAAATCAGCTTTTCCCAAGTGGTGAACAACACCTGGCCCTGCTCATGCTTGGCCCTGGCAAACAGGATCACTCCGGGGGCATACAGCAGCGCTGACAGCAGCAGGTACTTGAGCCCGCCGGCATACAACAGCCACACGGCATACAGCAGCGCCACCAGCGCCACCAGCACGTCCTTGCGCCGCAACCCCGGCTGCCCGGCATAGGTTTCTGCACGTACCGCCAGCAGCACGGCATACGCCGCCGACCACAGGTAGGGCACCAGGATCATCGACGAGGCCAGGTAGATCAGGCTGGTGTAGGTACCGGCCGAGAATAGCGTAATCAGCAAAAAGCCCTGGATCATGCAGTTGGTCAGCCACAAGGCATTGGCTGGCACATGATTGGCGTTTTCCTTGGCCAGAAAGCGCGGCATGGTCTTGTCTCGCGCCGTGGCGAACAGGATCTCGGCACACAGCAGCGCCCACGACAGCAAGGCCCCCAGCAGCGAGACCGCCAGGCCAAGGCTGATCAACAAGGCCCCCCAAGGGCCGACGATATGCTCCAGCACCGAGGCCAGCGACGGGTTCTGCAACCCGGCCAGTTCCGGCTGGGTCATCACCCCCAGCGACAGCACGTTGACCAGCACCAGCAGCGCCAATACACCGAGAAAACCGATGACCGTGGCCTTGCCCACATCCGAACGGCGCTCGGCGCGCCCCGAGTAGACGCTGGCGCCCTCGATGCCGATGAACACGAATACGGTCACCAGCATCATGTTGCGCACCTGCTCCAGCACGCTGCCGAATTTTGGGTTGCTCAAGCCCCAGATGTCACGGGTGAAGATATCGGCCCGAAAGGCAAACGCCGCAATCACCACGAACATCAGCAACGGTACCACCTTGGCCACGGTGGTCACCTGGTTGATGAACGCGGCCTCCTTGATGCCGCGCAGCACCAGAAAATGCACCGACCACAGCAGCAGCGAGGCACAGCCGATGGCGATCGGCGTGTTGCCTTCGCCGAACACTGGAAAGTAGAAACCCAGGGTGCTGAACAGCAGCACGAAGTAACCGACATTGCCCAGCCAGGCACTGATCCAGTAGCCCCAGGCCGAAGAGAAGCCCATGTAGTCGCCAAAGCCTGCCTTGGCGTAGGCGTACACCCCCGAGTCCAGTTCCGGCTTGCGGTTGGCCAGGGTCTGGAACACAAACGCCAAGGCCAACATGCCGACGGCGGTGATGCACCATCCGATCAGCACCGCCCCTACATCGGCGCGCGCCGCCATGTTCTGCGGCAATGAAAAAATCCCGCCACCAATCATCGAGCCGACCACCAGCGCGATCAGCGCGCCCAGGCGCAGCTTCTGTCCCGGTTCGCTCATGCATCCCCCATTTTTTCGCGCTGTCATGACTTTGAAACAGCCCTGCGGGCCATATAAACGTTGCTACTTATAATGGAACAAGCCATTAAAGCTATAGCACTCATAACTGCTTTGTCTATGCACCATTCCTTATAACGCTAGCAGCTGTGCAGCCGCTGGAAAAGTTCCCGTTAAAACTCGAAATTATTGTGAAAAATTTGCGAAAGCGGCAAAAACGGCTAGCTTCTAGCATCGCAGGCTGAACAGAGCGTTTGCTCTAGAAAGACATGGAGGTGCCAGCGCGCAAGGCCTGCAGCTTGAGCTGTCGGCACTCTCCAGGAGCACCGTGAAGGAAATTTCCTACCTTCACGTCGCCTTAAACTGACACAAGTCAGCTTACGGCAGAGGCGTCAGATTTATGCTGACGTCAACTTTCTCCTGGCAGGAGTTGTTAAATGTCTGATGCATCCGGAAAACTAAAACTCGGCGCGCTAGTTGCACTTGTCGTCGGTTCGATGATTGGCGGCGGGATCTTCTCGCTGCCGCAAAACATGGCCGCCAGCGCAGGGGTTGGCGCCGTGCTGATCGGCTGGGGTATCACCGCGGTCGGCATGCTGACCCTGGCGTTTGTGTTCCAGACCCTGGCCAACCGCAAGCCTGACCTGGATGGCGGGGTGTATGTGTACGCCAAGACGGGTTTCGGCGACTACATGGGCTTCTCTTCGGCCTGGGGCTACTGGATCAGTGCCTGGCTGGGTAACGTCGGTTACTTCGTGCTGTTGTTCAGCACCTTGGGCTACTTCTTCCCGATTTTCGGTGAAGGCAACACGCCGGCCGCCATCATTGGCGCGTCGATCCTGTTGTGGGCGGTGCACTTTCTGGTGCTGCGCGGCATCAAGGAAGCGGCGTTCATCAACCTGGTCACCACCGTGGCCAAAGTGGTGCCGCTGGTGCTGTTCACCCTGATCTGCCTGTTCGCCTTCAGGCTCGACATCTTCACCGCCGACATCTGGGCCTTGGGTACGCCGGAGCTGGGCAGCGTGATGAACCAGGTGCGCAACATGATGCTGGTCACCGTGTGGGTGTTCATCGGTATCGAGGGCGCCAGCATCTTCTCGTCCCGGGCGGAAAAACGCTCTGACGTGGGCAAGGCCACGGTCATCGGCTTTGTCACCGTGCTGCTGTTCCTGGTGCTGGTCAACGTGCTGTCGCTGGGCATCATGACCCAACCGGAACTGGCCAAGCTGCAGAACCCGTCGATGGCTGCCGTACTGGAACATGTTGTCGGCCATTGGGGCGCGGTGCTGATCAGCGTCGGCCTGATCATCTCGCTGCTGGGTGCCCTGCTGTCGTGGGTACTGCTGTGCGCCGAGATCATGTTTGCGGCCGCCAAAGACCACACCATGCCGGAGTTCCTGCGCCGCGAAAACCCCAATCAGGTACCGGCCAACGCCCTGTGGCTCACCAATGCCATGGTGCAGATCTTCCTGGTGATCACACTGTTCTCCAGCAGTACCTACCTGTCGCTGATCTACCTCGCCACCTCGATGATCCTGGTGCCCTACCTGTGGTCGGCGGGCTACGCCTTCCTGCTGGCACTGCGCGGCGAAACCTACGAACAGGCCCTTGCCGAACGCAAGAAAGACCTGATCATCGGTGGCATCGCCTTGTTGTACGCCGTCTGGCTGCTGTATGCCGGCGGCGTGAAATACCTGCTGCTCTCGGCCCTGCTCTACGCACCTGGGGTGATTCTGTTCGCCAAGGCCAAGCGTGAAACAGGCCAACCCGTTTTCACCAACGTGGAAAAACTGATCTTCGCAGCCGTGGTCATCG
This window harbors:
- a CDS encoding biliverdin-producing heme oxygenase, with amino-acid sequence MTDRPALRSQRLNQITHAPHAELDALVKSHKPFDSRESFARFVVAQYLFQSELQALYNDPQLIAIVPDLAERCRADQARLDLADLDTEVPAAVPGAVGKPSLGEAMGWIFVSEGSKLGAAFLIKRAVALELSDSFGARHLGEPAGGRAEGWKQFTRILDGLELSAEEEAAAERGAVAAFERFTELLKHAYAADAALV
- a CDS encoding YbaN family protein; this encodes MTRPARSKIARLLYGILAYVSLGVGLVAIVIPGLPTTEFILLAAWAATRSSPRLSAWLENHRLFGPILYNWRNGKVIQRRAKVSATISMLLCAGLMLTFLEHHWPVFLAIAGMTLGNLWIWSRPEHACPAPSQAQQP
- the arcD gene encoding arginine-ornithine antiporter codes for the protein MSEPGQKLRLGALIALVVGSMIGGGIFSLPQNMAARADVGAVLIGWCITAVGMLALAFVFQTLANRKPELDSGVYAYAKAGFGDYMGFSSAWGYWISAWLGNVGYFVLLFSTLGFYFPVFGEGNTPIAIGCASLLLWSVHFLVLRGIKEAAFINQVTTVAKVVPLLMFVVIAAFAFRADIFTRDIWGLSNPKFGSVLEQVRNMMLVTVFVFIGIEGASVYSGRAERRSDVGKATVIGFLGVLALLVLVNVLSLGVMTQPELAGLQNPSLASVLEHIVGPWGALLISLGLAVSLLGALLSWALLCAEILFATARDKTMPRFLAKENANHVPANALWLTNCMIQGFLLITLFSAGTYTSLIYLASSMILVPYLWSAAYAVLLAVRAETYAGQPGLRRKDVLVALVALLYAVWLLYAGGLKYLLLSALLYAPGVILFARAKHEQGQVLFTTWEKLIFAAVLAGAGLAAYGLYSGLLSL
- the arcD gene encoding arginine-ornithine antiporter; the protein is MSDASGKLKLGALVALVVGSMIGGGIFSLPQNMAASAGVGAVLIGWGITAVGMLTLAFVFQTLANRKPDLDGGVYVYAKTGFGDYMGFSSAWGYWISAWLGNVGYFVLLFSTLGYFFPIFGEGNTPAAIIGASILLWAVHFLVLRGIKEAAFINLVTTVAKVVPLVLFTLICLFAFRLDIFTADIWALGTPELGSVMNQVRNMMLVTVWVFIGIEGASIFSSRAEKRSDVGKATVIGFVTVLLFLVLVNVLSLGIMTQPELAKLQNPSMAAVLEHVVGHWGAVLISVGLIISLLGALLSWVLLCAEIMFAAAKDHTMPEFLRRENPNQVPANALWLTNAMVQIFLVITLFSSSTYLSLIYLATSMILVPYLWSAGYAFLLALRGETYEQALAERKKDLIIGGIALLYAVWLLYAGGVKYLLLSALLYAPGVILFAKAKRETGQPVFTNVEKLIFAAVVIGALVAAYGLYDGFLTL